One window of the Anaeromyxobacter dehalogenans 2CP-C genome contains the following:
- a CDS encoding cytochrome c3 family protein translates to MSALFTPRSNALFRLILVLLIAGAGGTVAAFMVYWRVPYGTGQQEQVAQPVQFDHRHHVQDDLIDCRYCHSTVDRAASAGIPSTELCLNCHAQVWNKSPLLDVVRASWFANEPIRWMRVHKLPDFVYFNHSIHVNKGVGCVECHGRVDQMAAIEQVQPLTMGWCLDCHRDPYPRLRPPEEVTNMAWKPDGDPAAIGREIAKKYDVKPRTSCYTCHR, encoded by the coding sequence ATGAGCGCACTGTTCACACCGAGATCCAACGCTCTCTTCCGCCTGATCCTCGTCCTCCTGATCGCCGGCGCCGGCGGGACGGTCGCCGCGTTCATGGTGTACTGGCGCGTGCCGTACGGCACCGGCCAGCAGGAGCAGGTGGCGCAGCCGGTCCAGTTCGACCACCGCCACCACGTCCAGGACGACCTCATCGACTGCCGGTACTGCCACAGCACGGTGGACCGGGCGGCGAGCGCGGGCATCCCGTCCACCGAGCTCTGCCTGAACTGCCACGCGCAGGTCTGGAACAAGAGCCCGCTGCTCGACGTGGTGCGCGCGAGCTGGTTCGCGAACGAGCCCATCCGCTGGATGCGCGTCCACAAGCTCCCGGACTTCGTCTACTTCAACCACTCCATCCACGTGAACAAGGGCGTCGGCTGCGTCGAGTGCCACGGCCGCGTGGACCAGATGGCCGCGATCGAGCAGGTGCAGCCGCTGACGATGGGCTGGTGCCTCGACTGCCACCGAGACCCGTATCCCCGCCTCCGCCCGCCGGAGGAGGTCACCAACATGGCCTGGAAGCCGGACGGTGACCCCGCCGCGATCGGGAGGGAGATCGCGAAGAAGTACGACGTCAAACCCCGCACGAGCTGCTACACATGCCATCGCTAG
- a CDS encoding ATP-dependent Clp protease adaptor ClpS, whose amino-acid sequence MAERTRPGGDTDVVVPKTRAERETKRPPLYKVLLHNDHYTTQEFVDYVLMTVFNHDPESAHRIMLHVHMHGVGVAGIYPYEIAETKARKTLDLAREAEYPLLVTIEPE is encoded by the coding sequence ATGGCTGAGCGAACCCGTCCCGGGGGCGATACGGACGTCGTCGTCCCCAAGACGCGCGCGGAGCGGGAGACGAAGCGCCCGCCGCTGTACAAGGTACTGCTGCACAACGACCATTACACGACGCAGGAGTTCGTCGATTACGTCCTGATGACGGTCTTCAACCACGACCCCGAGTCCGCCCACCGGATCATGCTCCACGTTCACATGCACGGGGTGGGGGTCGCCGGTATCTATCCCTACGAGATCGCCGAGACCAAGGCGCGGAAGACGTTGGACCTGGCGCGCGAGGCGGAATACCCGCTGCTCGTGACGATCGAGCCGGAGTAG
- a CDS encoding sigma-70 family RNA polymerase sigma factor, producing the protein METSDATLIDRARSGDRRALDELLTRHQRRVYRFGLKMCRDPEDAKDILQETLLAAARTVKDFRGASSVSTWMYTIARSFCIKKRRRSKFAPAEETSLDQREPGAEARQVADPGRTPDESLAGRQVEQALETAIGRLDPMYREVLVLRDVEGLSAPEVAEVMGLSVEAVKSRLHRARVAVREALVPLLGIPEAPAAPAAPAPAAGPDVTCPDIVQLFSRHLEGEISANVCADMEKHLAGCPACQSRCDSLQRTLALCKAAPMPEVPAKVQASVRQAIKKFVELHS; encoded by the coding sequence ATGGAAACCAGCGACGCCACCCTCATCGACCGCGCCCGGAGCGGCGACCGTCGGGCGCTCGACGAGCTGCTGACGCGGCACCAGCGGCGCGTCTACCGCTTTGGCCTCAAGATGTGCCGGGATCCGGAGGACGCGAAGGACATCCTCCAGGAGACGCTGCTCGCGGCGGCACGGACGGTGAAGGACTTCCGCGGCGCGTCTTCGGTCTCGACCTGGATGTACACGATCGCCCGGAGCTTCTGCATCAAGAAGCGCCGCCGCTCCAAGTTCGCGCCGGCCGAGGAGACCTCGCTCGACCAGCGCGAGCCGGGGGCCGAGGCCCGGCAGGTCGCCGACCCCGGGCGCACGCCGGACGAGTCGCTCGCCGGCCGCCAGGTCGAGCAGGCCCTCGAGACGGCCATCGGCCGCCTGGATCCCATGTACCGCGAGGTGCTGGTGCTCCGGGACGTGGAGGGGCTCTCCGCCCCGGAGGTCGCCGAGGTCATGGGGCTGAGCGTGGAGGCGGTGAAGAGCCGGCTGCACCGGGCACGGGTGGCGGTGCGCGAGGCGCTGGTGCCGCTGCTCGGGATCCCGGAGGCGCCCGCCGCACCTGCGGCGCCCGCGCCGGCGGCCGGCCCCGACGTCACCTGCCCGGACATCGTCCAGCTCTTCTCGCGCCACCTCGAGGGCGAGATCAGCGCGAACGTGTGCGCGGACATGGAGAAGCACCTGGCCGGCTGCCCGGCCTGCCAGTCGCGCTGCGACTCCCTCCAGCGCACGCTCGCGCTCTGCAAGGCGGCGCCGATGCCCGAGGTGCCGGCGAAGGTGCAGGCGTCCGTGCGCCAGGCCATCAAGAAGTTCGTCGAGCTGCATTCCTGA
- a CDS encoding S9 family peptidase encodes MHALLLALVAAAGAATAPLDLAPVPGLPNLLQLGVPEVPPEVSARLEQYENARAAVLRDVSADGRAMLVTTRFGSTAQLHLVAAPLGTREQLTFGDEPVSDAAFLPGRPDSLLYLQDEGGGEFFQLYRLDRRTGRSELLTDGRSRHGDLVVSPDGRRFAYSGTGRNGKDADVYVAETDRPAAARRAVEAEGSWSPLDFSRDGRRLLVRRYRAASDADLELVDLATGARTPLLAGKGSVGGAAFSADGRHVYAITDRGADHAALVRVDLAHPAAPPRPVAPGVAWDVEQVVVARDGTVAFTANADGVSLLHAVDPRTGRLRGVPLPGRGVATLRFPPGRSDLLAVGLVSATSPWDAWTVELRGGKAVRWTRSEVGGLDPAGFVEPELVRYPTTGGAEVPAFLYRPRGGGRAPVVVNWHGGPEGQHRPAFSPMVQFLVAELGVAVLQPNVRGSAGYGKDWLALDDGVRREEALKDVPATFQFIASRPDLDAARAVVWGGSYGGYMVLATLTLFPGLARAGVDVVGISSLPSFLESTQAYRRDLRRAEYGDERVPEVRAVQERISPLGRAGAIRVPLLVVQGANDPRVPRSEAEQIVRAVRANGQEVWYVLALDEGHGFKKKENRDHADAVTVAFLQRMLAGAPPAAPPRGAASAR; translated from the coding sequence ATGCACGCCCTTCTCCTCGCCCTCGTGGCCGCGGCGGGCGCCGCGACCGCCCCGCTCGACCTCGCCCCGGTCCCGGGCCTCCCCAACCTGCTCCAGCTCGGCGTCCCCGAGGTCCCCCCGGAGGTGTCCGCCCGGCTCGAGCAGTACGAGAACGCGCGCGCCGCGGTCCTCCGCGACGTGTCGGCGGACGGCCGGGCCATGCTGGTCACGACGCGGTTCGGCAGCACCGCCCAGCTCCACCTCGTCGCGGCGCCGCTGGGCACGCGCGAGCAGCTCACGTTCGGCGACGAGCCGGTGTCCGACGCCGCGTTCCTGCCCGGCCGGCCGGACAGCCTGCTCTACCTCCAGGACGAGGGCGGCGGCGAGTTCTTCCAGCTCTACCGGCTCGACCGGCGCACCGGCCGCTCGGAGCTGCTCACCGACGGCAGGAGCCGCCACGGGGACCTGGTGGTGTCGCCCGACGGGCGGCGCTTCGCGTACTCGGGCACCGGCCGCAACGGCAAGGACGCGGACGTGTACGTGGCGGAGACCGACCGTCCCGCCGCCGCGCGGCGCGCGGTGGAGGCGGAGGGGAGCTGGTCGCCGCTCGACTTCTCGCGCGACGGGCGCCGGCTGCTGGTGCGCCGCTACCGCGCCGCCTCCGACGCCGACCTCGAGCTGGTGGACCTCGCGACGGGCGCGCGGACGCCGCTGCTCGCCGGCAAGGGCTCGGTCGGCGGGGCCGCCTTCTCGGCCGACGGCCGGCACGTGTACGCCATCACCGATCGCGGCGCCGATCACGCCGCGCTCGTCCGGGTGGACCTGGCGCACCCGGCCGCGCCGCCGCGCCCGGTGGCGCCCGGGGTGGCTTGGGACGTGGAGCAGGTGGTGGTGGCGCGCGACGGGACGGTGGCCTTCACCGCGAACGCGGACGGCGTCTCGCTGCTCCACGCGGTGGACCCGCGCACCGGCCGGCTGCGCGGCGTGCCGCTGCCCGGCCGCGGGGTCGCGACGCTCCGCTTCCCGCCGGGCCGGAGCGACCTGCTCGCGGTGGGGCTGGTGAGCGCCACCTCGCCGTGGGACGCCTGGACGGTCGAGCTCCGCGGCGGCAAGGCGGTGCGCTGGACGCGCTCGGAGGTGGGCGGCCTCGATCCGGCGGGCTTCGTGGAGCCGGAGCTGGTCCGCTACCCGACCACCGGCGGGGCCGAGGTGCCGGCGTTCCTGTACCGGCCGCGCGGCGGCGGGCGGGCGCCGGTGGTCGTGAACTGGCACGGCGGGCCCGAGGGCCAGCACCGGCCGGCGTTCAGCCCGATGGTGCAGTTCCTGGTGGCGGAGCTGGGGGTGGCGGTGCTCCAGCCCAACGTGCGCGGGTCGGCGGGCTACGGGAAGGACTGGCTCGCGCTCGACGACGGGGTGCGCCGCGAGGAGGCGCTGAAGGACGTCCCGGCCACGTTCCAGTTCATCGCCTCGCGGCCCGACCTCGACGCGGCGCGCGCGGTGGTGTGGGGCGGCTCCTACGGCGGCTACATGGTGCTCGCCACGCTGACCCTGTTCCCGGGCCTGGCGCGGGCCGGCGTGGACGTGGTGGGCATCTCCTCGCTGCCGAGCTTCCTCGAGAGCACGCAGGCGTACCGGCGCGACCTCCGCCGCGCGGAGTACGGCGACGAGCGCGTGCCGGAGGTGCGGGCGGTGCAGGAGCGGATCTCGCCGCTCGGCCGGGCCGGCGCCATCCGCGTGCCGCTGCTCGTCGTCCAGGGCGCGAACGACCCGCGCGTCCCGCGCTCCGAGGCCGAGCAGATCGTCCGTGCGGTGCGCGCGAACGGGCAGGAGGTCTGGTACGTCCTCGCGCTCGACGAGGGGCACGGCTTCAAGAAGAAGGAGAACCGCGACCACGCCGACGCGGTCACCGTCGCGTTCCTGCAGCGGATGCTGGCCGGCGCGCCGCCCGCCGCGCCGCCGCGCGGCGCCGCCTCGGCCCGCTGA
- a CDS encoding Fe-S-cluster-containing hydrogenase, with the protein MPSLGLPIYGQKQGAGLDARRWRSVEEAAEAREVPPGEFPDDAAAVPEGFTRRGFLQVLGASVALAGLEACKPPRENVVSYVRPPAGVTPSLPSAYATVASRGGYAVGLVVTSHEGRPTKIEGNREHPSSRGGSDAMLQASILELYDPRRLKGFTRAGRPLGLATVLRELSALARSHAADGGARLRFLVEPTSSPTVADLRRRILERFPKARFDAWAPVGADAGRAGAALAFGKPLDASASLADADVILSLESDFLALEGDSLRLAREFGARRTAERMNRLYVAESAYTVTGGAADHRFRMRSADVLGFGRAVAAELAAKHGLSQLAPLGAPAGGERAKAAAAVAADLARSRGRSVVLAGDRQPAAVHALAAALNDALGNAGKTVAYRPTALLDPAAGPDRLRALAGELEAGKVDALVVTAWNPAHTAPADVPLRKLLPKARDTIALALREDDTVRAATWKIAATHPLEAWGDLRAADGTASIQQPLIAPLHESMSELELLAAFLDEGDHGSWRIVREGWRRRAGEAGFDGRWDGWLAAGVIAGSAAPPEAAQADLARVAEAVRAVPAPGAGLELGFAADYKVLDGRYLENAWLQEYPHPVTKLTWDNAAQLSAATAKQLGVESGDVVELSWKGRKLTAPALVVPGHADGAVLLTLGYGQAVAGPVGNGVGHDAYALRTSDAPWFGAGVEVRKTGKRHKLATTQEHFSMQGRAIALALDAPELAHAKHELDEHRGPQPTIHEPVDYSKNEYRWGMAIDLSRCIGCGACTVACQAENNIPVVGKEQVLRSREMHWLRVDRYFEGPVEDPASVSQPLACVHCEAAPCEYVCPVNATVHSEEGLNEMVYNRCVGTRYCSNNCPYKVRRFNWLDWHGTLEPTEKMVHNPDVTVRARGVMEKCTYCTQRIEHARVDARTGGRKIGGDEVVSACQQACPTEAIVFGNLNDPGSAVSKRHADARRYDLLHELGTRPRTAYLVKLRNPNPDLA; encoded by the coding sequence ATGCCATCGCTAGGGCTTCCCATCTACGGACAGAAGCAGGGCGCGGGTCTCGACGCGCGCCGCTGGCGCAGCGTCGAGGAGGCCGCCGAGGCCAGGGAGGTGCCGCCGGGCGAGTTCCCGGACGACGCCGCCGCGGTCCCGGAGGGCTTCACGCGCCGCGGGTTCCTCCAGGTGCTCGGCGCCTCGGTGGCGCTCGCGGGCCTGGAGGCCTGCAAGCCGCCGCGCGAGAACGTGGTCTCCTACGTCCGGCCGCCGGCCGGCGTGACCCCGAGCCTCCCGAGCGCCTACGCCACCGTCGCCTCGCGCGGCGGCTACGCGGTGGGCCTGGTGGTGACCAGCCACGAGGGCCGGCCCACCAAGATCGAGGGCAACCGCGAGCATCCGTCGAGCCGCGGCGGCAGCGACGCGATGCTGCAGGCCTCGATCCTCGAGCTCTACGATCCGCGCCGGCTGAAGGGCTTCACCCGCGCCGGCCGGCCGCTCGGGCTCGCCACCGTGCTGCGGGAGCTCTCCGCGCTGGCCCGGTCGCACGCGGCGGACGGCGGGGCGCGGCTCCGCTTCCTGGTCGAGCCGACCAGCTCGCCCACCGTGGCCGACCTGCGCCGGCGGATCCTGGAGCGCTTCCCGAAGGCCCGCTTCGACGCGTGGGCGCCGGTGGGGGCCGACGCGGGGCGCGCCGGCGCGGCGCTCGCGTTCGGCAAGCCGCTCGACGCCTCGGCGTCGCTCGCCGACGCGGACGTGATCCTCTCGCTCGAGTCGGACTTCCTCGCGCTCGAGGGCGACAGCCTGCGGCTGGCGCGCGAGTTCGGCGCGCGGCGCACCGCCGAGCGCATGAACCGGCTCTACGTGGCCGAGTCCGCCTACACGGTCACCGGCGGCGCCGCGGACCACCGCTTCCGGATGCGCTCCGCCGACGTGCTCGGGTTCGGGCGCGCGGTCGCCGCGGAGCTCGCGGCGAAGCACGGCCTCTCCCAGCTCGCGCCGCTCGGCGCGCCGGCCGGGGGCGAGCGCGCGAAGGCTGCGGCCGCGGTCGCGGCCGACCTGGCGCGCTCGCGCGGGCGCTCGGTGGTGCTCGCCGGCGACCGGCAGCCCGCCGCGGTGCACGCGCTCGCGGCGGCGCTGAACGACGCGCTCGGCAACGCCGGCAAGACCGTCGCCTACCGCCCCACCGCGCTGCTCGACCCGGCCGCCGGGCCGGACCGGCTGCGCGCGCTCGCGGGCGAGCTCGAGGCCGGCAAGGTGGACGCGCTGGTGGTGACCGCCTGGAACCCGGCGCACACCGCGCCGGCCGACGTCCCGCTGCGCAAGCTGCTCCCGAAGGCCAGGGACACGATCGCGCTCGCGCTCCGCGAGGACGACACGGTCCGGGCGGCGACCTGGAAGATCGCGGCCACCCATCCGCTCGAGGCCTGGGGCGACCTGCGCGCCGCCGACGGCACCGCGTCGATCCAGCAGCCGCTCATCGCGCCGCTGCACGAGTCGATGAGCGAGCTCGAGCTGCTGGCCGCGTTCCTCGACGAGGGCGACCACGGCTCGTGGCGGATCGTGCGCGAGGGCTGGCGGCGCCGCGCCGGCGAGGCCGGGTTCGACGGCCGCTGGGACGGCTGGCTCGCCGCGGGCGTGATCGCGGGCAGCGCCGCCCCGCCCGAGGCCGCGCAGGCCGACCTGGCCCGCGTCGCCGAGGCGGTGCGCGCGGTGCCCGCGCCGGGCGCCGGGCTCGAGCTCGGCTTCGCGGCCGACTACAAGGTGCTCGACGGGCGCTACCTCGAGAACGCCTGGCTCCAGGAGTACCCGCACCCCGTCACCAAGCTGACCTGGGACAACGCCGCGCAGCTCTCGGCCGCGACCGCGAAGCAGCTCGGCGTCGAGTCGGGCGACGTCGTCGAGCTGTCGTGGAAGGGCCGGAAGCTCACCGCGCCGGCGCTCGTGGTCCCGGGCCACGCCGACGGCGCGGTGCTGCTCACGCTCGGCTACGGGCAGGCGGTGGCCGGGCCGGTGGGGAACGGCGTGGGCCACGACGCCTACGCGCTCCGCACCTCCGACGCGCCCTGGTTCGGCGCCGGCGTGGAGGTCCGCAAGACCGGCAAGCGGCACAAGCTCGCCACCACGCAGGAGCACTTCTCGATGCAGGGGCGCGCCATCGCGCTCGCGCTCGACGCGCCCGAGCTCGCCCACGCGAAGCACGAGCTGGACGAGCACCGCGGCCCGCAGCCCACCATCCACGAGCCGGTGGACTACTCGAAGAACGAGTACCGCTGGGGCATGGCCATCGACCTGTCGCGCTGCATCGGCTGCGGCGCGTGCACGGTCGCCTGCCAGGCCGAGAACAACATCCCGGTGGTCGGCAAGGAGCAGGTGCTCCGCAGCCGCGAGATGCACTGGCTGCGGGTGGACCGCTACTTCGAGGGCCCGGTGGAGGATCCCGCCTCCGTCTCCCAGCCGCTCGCGTGCGTGCACTGCGAGGCGGCGCCCTGCGAGTACGTGTGCCCGGTGAACGCCACCGTGCACTCGGAGGAGGGCCTGAACGAGATGGTCTACAACCGGTGCGTCGGGACCCGGTACTGCTCCAACAACTGCCCGTACAAGGTGCGCCGCTTCAACTGGCTCGACTGGCACGGGACGCTCGAGCCGACCGAGAAGATGGTGCACAACCCCGACGTCACCGTCCGCGCGCGCGGCGTGATGGAGAAGTGCACCTACTGCACGCAGCGCATCGAGCACGCGCGCGTGGACGCGCGCACGGGCGGCCGGAAGATCGGCGGGGACGAGGTGGTCTCGGCCTGCCAGCAGGCCTGCCCCACCGAGGCGATCGTCTTCGGCAACCTGAACGATCCCGGCTCGGCGGTGTCGAAGCGGCACGCGGACGCGCGGCGCTACGACCTGCTGCACGAGCTCGGGACCCGGCCGCGCACCGCCTACCTCGTCAAGCTCCGCAACCCGAACCCCGACCTCGCATGA
- a CDS encoding c-type cytochrome encodes MTRRLALFLPLLALTACPRLDPMQRQQKYKAYQSSEYYANGLAMRHPPAGTVPYGPRLDPAVATGRGPDGRPVQLLPVPVDAKLLARGRQRFDVSCAVCHGVLGDGESQVAMNMSLRRPPSLHLYRDRPDGYIYQVITEGFGLMPSYAAEIPVQDRWAIVAYVRALQLSQNASLDQVPPDAREQLQKEGR; translated from the coding sequence ATGACCCGCCGCCTCGCCCTCTTCCTGCCGCTCCTCGCGCTGACCGCCTGCCCGCGGCTCGACCCGATGCAGCGCCAGCAGAAGTACAAGGCCTACCAGTCCAGCGAGTACTACGCGAACGGCCTCGCCATGCGGCACCCGCCGGCCGGCACCGTGCCGTACGGCCCCCGGCTCGACCCGGCCGTCGCCACCGGCCGCGGCCCGGACGGCCGCCCGGTGCAGCTGCTGCCCGTGCCGGTGGACGCGAAGCTGCTCGCGCGCGGGCGCCAGCGCTTCGACGTGAGCTGCGCGGTGTGCCACGGCGTGCTCGGCGACGGCGAGAGCCAGGTCGCCATGAACATGTCGCTGCGCCGGCCGCCCTCGCTCCACCTCTACCGCGATCGCCCGGACGGCTACATCTACCAGGTGATCACCGAGGGCTTCGGGCTCATGCCCTCGTACGCCGCCGAGATCCCGGTGCAGGACCGCTGGGCGATCGTGGCGTACGTGCGCGCCCTCCAGCTCAGCCAGAACGCTTCGCTCGACCAGGTGCCGCCCGACGCCCGCGAGCAGCTCCAGAAGGAGGGGCGATGA
- the nrfD gene encoding NrfD/PsrC family molybdoenzyme membrane anchor subunit: MTTATKTIERVDPLETSPVLVGRPDDRALTDSLLEPVLGPTKKGWLVMLVLFGGGMAFWLLSLYMTLFVGIGVWGNNIPVAWAYDITNFVWWIGIGHAGTLISAILLLFQQKWRTSINRFAEAMTLFAVAMAGAYPVIHLGRPWLFWWLIPYPATTQLWPNFKSALPWDVFAISTYATVSFLFWYLGLIPDLATLRDAARTRAQRVVYGIMSFGWRGSARHWQHWRIGYLLMAGLSTPLVVSVHTIVSFDFAISQLPGWHTTIFPPYFVAGAIFSGFAMVMTLMIPARKVFKFEHVVTARHLDNMAKVILATGLMVTYGYVMEWFIAWYSGSEAEWFAFYNRVVGDYKLVYAMQIFCNVVAPQVFWVPALRRNVMVLFLVSVLVNFGMWAERFVIIAVTLTRDFIPGSWANYTPTWVDWGLLFGSMSTFAVLFLLFLRFLPAIPISEVKELRRELEHQDHHAAQGGQAVARGAHAERA; encoded by the coding sequence ATGACCACCGCGACCAAGACGATCGAGCGCGTCGATCCGCTCGAGACCTCGCCCGTGCTGGTCGGCCGCCCCGACGACCGGGCGCTGACCGACAGCCTGCTCGAGCCGGTGCTGGGGCCGACGAAGAAGGGCTGGCTGGTGATGCTGGTCCTGTTCGGCGGCGGGATGGCCTTCTGGCTCCTGTCGCTCTACATGACCCTGTTCGTCGGCATCGGGGTGTGGGGCAACAACATCCCGGTCGCCTGGGCCTACGACATCACCAACTTCGTGTGGTGGATCGGCATCGGCCACGCCGGCACGCTCATCAGCGCCATCCTGCTGCTGTTCCAGCAGAAGTGGCGGACCTCCATCAACCGCTTCGCGGAGGCGATGACGCTGTTCGCGGTGGCCATGGCCGGCGCGTACCCGGTCATCCACCTCGGGCGCCCTTGGCTGTTCTGGTGGCTCATCCCGTACCCCGCCACCACGCAGCTCTGGCCGAACTTCAAGAGCGCGCTCCCCTGGGACGTGTTCGCGATCTCGACCTACGCCACCGTCTCGTTCCTGTTCTGGTACCTCGGGCTCATCCCCGACCTCGCCACGCTGCGCGACGCGGCCAGGACCCGCGCGCAGCGGGTCGTCTACGGGATCATGTCGTTCGGCTGGCGCGGCTCGGCGCGCCACTGGCAGCACTGGCGGATCGGCTACCTGCTCATGGCCGGCCTGTCCACGCCGCTGGTGGTGTCGGTGCACACCATCGTGTCGTTCGACTTCGCCATCTCGCAGCTGCCGGGCTGGCACACCACCATCTTCCCGCCCTACTTCGTGGCCGGCGCCATCTTCAGCGGCTTCGCGATGGTGATGACGCTGATGATCCCGGCGCGGAAGGTGTTCAAGTTCGAGCACGTCGTCACCGCGCGCCACCTCGACAACATGGCGAAGGTGATCCTCGCGACCGGCCTGATGGTCACCTACGGCTACGTGATGGAGTGGTTCATCGCGTGGTACTCGGGCAGCGAGGCCGAGTGGTTCGCCTTCTACAACCGCGTCGTCGGCGACTACAAGCTCGTCTACGCGATGCAGATCTTCTGCAACGTGGTGGCGCCGCAGGTGTTCTGGGTGCCCGCGCTGCGGCGGAACGTGATGGTGCTGTTCCTCGTCTCCGTGCTGGTGAACTTCGGCATGTGGGCGGAGCGCTTCGTCATCATCGCGGTGACGCTCACCCGCGACTTCATCCCCGGCTCCTGGGCGAACTACACGCCGACCTGGGTGGACTGGGGCCTGCTGTTCGGGTCGATGTCCACCTTCGCCGTCCTGTTCCTGCTGTTCCTGCGCTTCCTGCCGGCGATCCCCATCTCCGAGGTGAAGGAGCTCCGCCGCGAGCTGGAGCACCAGGATCACCACGCCGCGCAGGGCGGGCAGGCGGTGGCGCGGGGCGCGCACGCGGAGCGGGCATGA
- a CDS encoding DUF3341 domain-containing protein yields MKSYVLGEFGAEAALLDAARTLRARGGATLDLHSPYPLHGAEEALGLRKSTVPLVALVAGITGAVSGYLLQWYTVGYAWPLNVGNRPPHSAPAFIPVTFELGVLFSALAIFVGLLAVYFGFPRVHHPVFEVEAFRSASIDGLWLSAEVEAGDADAVAAELRRLGARLVSVVPEGK; encoded by the coding sequence ATGAAGAGCTACGTCCTGGGAGAGTTCGGCGCCGAGGCCGCGCTCCTCGACGCGGCGCGCACGCTGCGCGCGCGCGGCGGGGCCACCCTCGACCTCCACTCGCCGTACCCGCTGCACGGCGCCGAGGAGGCGCTCGGGCTCCGCAAGTCCACGGTGCCCCTGGTGGCGCTGGTGGCCGGGATCACCGGCGCGGTCTCCGGCTACCTGCTGCAGTGGTACACGGTCGGCTACGCCTGGCCGCTCAACGTCGGCAACCGCCCGCCGCACAGCGCGCCCGCGTTCATCCCGGTCACCTTCGAGCTCGGCGTCCTGTTCTCCGCGCTCGCCATCTTCGTGGGCCTGCTCGCCGTCTACTTCGGCTTCCCGCGCGTCCACCACCCGGTGTTCGAGGTGGAGGCGTTCCGCTCCGCCAGCATCGACGGCCTGTGGCTCTCGGCCGAGGTGGAGGCCGGCGACGCCGACGCGGTCGCGGCGGAGCTGCGCCGGCTCGGCGCGCGCCTGGTCTCGGTCGTCCCGGAGGGGAAGTGA
- the aat gene encoding leucyl/phenylalanyl-tRNA--protein transferase: MPIFRLPREPAFPDPALAEPDGLLAVGGDLEPERLLTAYAEGIFPWFDAESPILWWSPDPRLLLDPAALHVPRSLQRTLRRGTYRVSADQAFERVIRRCAERDRPGQQGTWITAEMVEAYVRLHRLGLAHSFEAWDGDALAGGLYGVSLGAAFFGESMFADAPDASKVAFVRSVEWLRSAGVELVDCQVRTEHLVRFGAREVPRAEFLARLARALEQPTLRGRWQLEAAGPPS; this comes from the coding sequence GTGCCCATCTTCCGCCTGCCCCGCGAGCCCGCGTTCCCGGACCCCGCGCTCGCCGAGCCCGACGGGCTGCTGGCGGTGGGCGGCGACCTCGAGCCGGAGCGGCTCCTGACCGCCTACGCCGAGGGGATCTTCCCCTGGTTCGACGCGGAGAGCCCCATCCTGTGGTGGTCGCCGGACCCGCGCCTGCTGCTCGACCCCGCGGCGCTGCACGTGCCGCGCTCGCTGCAGCGGACGCTGCGGCGGGGCACCTACCGCGTGAGCGCCGACCAGGCGTTCGAGCGGGTGATCCGGCGCTGCGCCGAGCGGGACCGCCCGGGCCAGCAGGGCACGTGGATCACCGCCGAGATGGTGGAAGCGTACGTGCGCCTGCACCGCCTCGGCCTCGCCCACTCCTTCGAGGCCTGGGACGGCGACGCGCTCGCCGGCGGGCTGTACGGCGTCTCGCTGGGCGCGGCGTTCTTCGGCGAGTCGATGTTCGCCGACGCGCCGGACGCGTCCAAGGTCGCGTTCGTGCGCTCGGTCGAGTGGCTCCGGTCGGCGGGCGTCGAGCTGGTGGACTGCCAGGTCCGCACCGAGCACCTGGTCCGCTTCGGCGCGCGCGAGGTCCCGCGGGCGGAGTTCCTGGCGCGGCTCGCCCGCGCGCTCGAGCAGCCGACGCTGCGCGGGCGCTGGCAGCTCGAGGCGGCGGGCCCGCCGTCCTAG